Proteins encoded by one window of Culicoides brevitarsis isolate CSIRO-B50_1 chromosome 2, AGI_CSIRO_Cbre_v1, whole genome shotgun sequence:
- the LOC134832434 gene encoding titin homolog, translating to MGNQPGKVHSSRDIYKRSLNGKNSIGIPSAPSKPELVTNHVIASDAVTIRWYYPNDENVLLQGYIVEHRRIGSQQWMRAVNILIPNNELTINGLDPGWKYQFRVIAVTSLGNSYPSEYSEPLSVMLQRKTTSTAPYFVTELENKEVLLHSPVEFKVDFNGNPSPEIVWFKDGFELLDDEHNKIFVDYEAGCSMLQIDNVVSSDEGEFKCLATNSMGQAETNAKLIIDDPPKVLLSKNYDDGLLAEAGEVLRLKVAIEGRPAPTVIWTHNNRMITSVDRFEIITTKTSSNLRISNVQREDRGEYTVKALNRSGEDSKSFLVTVTSRPSSPGKAIVSKCIGNSATVHFTEPEDDGGCTVCNYIIEYNRTGWDVWLKAKTTKNLTVTLNNLIEGSEYKFRVKAENLYGISEPGEESFLVFVPDINRGVFSPPRSHNTSSTNLLGSPVLRSRSVSRAGSRSASVTREKVDSETSTRPVEEVKSPVQIKIEEPEETIIEPVEVEKPVEVEKPVEVEKAAEIEKPIGKLIILF from the exons ATGGGTAATCAACCAGGAAAAGTACACAGCTCAAGAGACATTTACAAAAGATCATTGAATGGGAAAAATTctattg GTATCCCATCAGCGCCAAGTAAACCCGAATTAGTTACCAATCATGTAATAGCTTCCGATGCTGTCACTATTCGATGGTATTACCCAAATGATGAAAATGTGTTGCTTCAAGGCTATATCGTAGAACATCGAAGAATCGGATCACAACAATGGATGCGCGCAGTGAACATTTTAATACCAAATAATGAACTTACCATTAACGGACTCGATCCTGGTTGGAAATACCAATTCCGAGTAATTGCTGTAACATCTTTAGGCAACTCTTATCCTTCAGAATATTCTGAGCCTTTGTCTGTCATGCTTCAACGAAAAACTACAAGTACTGCTCCATACTTTGTTACGGAATTGGAGAATAAAGAAGTGCTTTTACACAGTCCAGTTGAGTTCAAAGTTGATTTTAACGGAAATCCATCGCCAGAAATTGTTTGGTTTAAAGATGGCTTTGAATTACTCGATGATGagcacaataaaattttcgttgattACGAAGCGGGTTGCTCAATGTTGCAAATTGACAATGTTGTTTCGTCAGACGAAGGTGAATTCAAGTGTTTGGCAACGAATTCAATGGGCCAAGCTGAAActaatgcaaaattaattattgatgaTCCACCGAAAGTGTtactttccaaaaattatgacGATGGGCTTTTAGCTGAAGCTGGTGAAGTTTTGCGATTAAAAGTTGCTATTGAAGGACGTCCTGCTCCAACTGTTATATGGACCCATAATAACAGGATGATCACATCTGTCGATCGCTTTGAAATTATAACGACAAAAACAAGTTCAAACCTACGCATTTCTAATGTTCAAAGAGAAGATCGAGGAGAATATACAGTCAAAGCATTGAACCGAAGCGGAGAAGATTCAAAATCTTTTCTCGTTACTGTCACTTCAAGACCAAGTTCTCCCGGAAAAGCTATTGTTTCGAAATGTATTGGGAATTCTGCAACAGTTCACTTTACAGAGCCCGAAGATGATGGAGGATGCACAGTTTGTAATTACATTATTGAATATAATCGAACTGGATGGGATGTATGGTTGAAAGctaagacaacaaaaaatctcacagTAACTTTGAATAACTTGATCGAAGGTTCAGAATACAAATTTCGGGTAAAAGCTGAGAACTTGTATGGAATCAGTGAACCTGGAGAAGAATCCTTTTTGGTATTTGTGCCTGATATTAATCGAGGAGTTTTCTCTCCGCCTCGCAGTCATAACACTTCGTCAACAAACCTATTGGGCAGTCCTGTTTTGAGAAGTAGATCTGTTAGTAGAGCTGGAAGTAGATCTGCAAGTGTGACAAGAGAAAAAGTTGACAGTGAAACTTCAACAAGACCTGTTGAAGAAGTTAAAAGTCCTGTGCAAATCAAAATCGAAGAACCTGAAGAAACTATTATTGAACCTGTTGAAGTTGAAAAACCAGTTGAAGTTGAGAAACCAGTTGAAGTTGAAAAAGcagctgaaattgaaaaacCTATTGGTAagttaattattcttttttaa